In the genome of Triticum urartu cultivar G1812 chromosome 5, Tu2.1, whole genome shotgun sequence, one region contains:
- the LOC125509238 gene encoding phospholipase D delta-like isoform X3, with protein MQDGLMHTHDEEARKFFRHSGVHCVLAPRYASNKMSIFKQQVVGTLFTHHQKCVIVDTQATGNNRKITAFLGGLDLCDGRYDTPEHRLFKDLTTVFKDDFHNPTFPVNKSDGPRQPWHDLHCKIEGPAAYDILTNFEQRWKKSAKWKVSVRRAVSWHHDTLVKINRMSWIVSPSADEINAHVCEENDPENWHVQIFRSIDSGSVKGFPKDVQEAESQNLVCAKNLQIDKSIHNAYVKAIRSAQHFIYIENQYFIGSSYYWSSHRGAGAENLIPIEVAIKIARKIAAREPFAAYIIIPMWPEGNPTTAPMQEILYWQGQTMSMMYKIIADALRKEGLDNAHPQDYLNFYCLGKREVTAEVPAPTSHSNENSPMRLAQKFRRFMIYVHSKGMIIDDEFVLIGSANINQRSLDGLRDTEIAMGAYQPHHSWAGTQGPPRGQVYGYRMSLWVEHLGTVKECFRQPQSMECVHLVNQMAEDNWACYVSPQMVDMKGHLMKYPIKVEKDGRVVPLPGHESFPDVGGKVLGSHSSLPNALTT; from the exons GTTGTAGGAACTTTGTTTACGCACCATCAGAAATGTGTAATTGTAGACACTCAAGCCACTGGAAACAATCGAAAAATAACAGCTTTTCTTGGCGGTCTCGACTTGTGTGACGGCAGATATGATACACCTGAACACAGGCTTTTCAAGGATCTTACTACTGTCTTCAAGGATGATTTCCATAATCCCACTTTCCCT GTGAATAAGTCTGATGGACCGAGACAGCCATGGCATGATTTACATTGCAAGATTGAGGGTCCAGCTGCATATGACATACTTACAAACTTTGAACAGAGATGGAAAAAATCCGCAAAATGGAAAGTCAGTGTCAGAAGAGCTGTAAGTTGGCATCATGATACTTTGGTGAAAATAAACCGGATGTCATGGATTGTTTCGCCCTCTGCAGATGAGATAAATGCACATGTTTGTGAAGAAAATGACCCAGAAAACTGGCATGTACAG ATTTTCCGATCCATTGATTCAGGATCAGTAAAGGGATTCCCTAAAGATGTTCAAGAAGCTGAGTCACAG AATCTTGTCTGTGCAAAGAATCTGCAGATAGACAAGAGCATACACAATGCATATGTAAAAGCCATCAGATCTGCACAACACTTTATCTATATTGAAAACCAGTATTTTATTGGATCTTCGTACTACTGGTCTTCACATAGAGGTGCAG GTGCAGAGAACCTAATACCAATTGAAGTGGCCATAAAGATTGCAAGAAAGATCGCAGCAAGGGAGCCATTTGCAGCTTATATTATCATACCAATGTGGCCTGAAGGTAATCCGACAACTGCTCCTATGCAGGAGATCCTCTATTGGCAG GGGCAAACCATGTCCATGATGTACAAGATTATCGCAGACGCTCTCCGAAAGGAAGGGTTGGACAATGCCCATCCACAGGATTACCTGAACTTCTACTGCCTTGGTAAGCGTGAAGTCACAGCCGAGGTTCCTGCACCGACAAGCCATTCTAATGAGAATTCCCCGATG CGTCTGGCTCAGAAGTTCAGGAGGTTCATGATCTACGTCCACTCGAAAGGGATGATCATCGATGACGAGTTTGTTCTCATCGGCTCAGCCAATATAAACCAGAGGTCCTTGGACGGTTTGCGGGACACCGAGATCGCCATGGGCGCCTATCAGCCACACCACAGCTGGGCAGGAACCCAAGGTCCTCCGCGAGGACAG GTGTATGGCTACCGGATGTCGCTGTGGGTGGAGCATCTGGGCACGGTGAAGGAGTGCTTCCGTCAGCCGCAGTCCATGGAGTGCGTCCATTTGGTGAACCAGATGGCGGAGGATAACTGGGCATGCTATGTGTCGCCGCAGATGGTGGACATGAAGGGGCACCTCATGAAGTACCCCATCAAGGTCGAGAAGGACGGGAGGGTGGTGCCGCTGCCTGGGCATGAGAGCTTCCCGGACGTCGGTGGCAAGGTGCTCGGCTCTCACTCCTCGCTGCCCAACGCGCTGACAACGTAA
- the LOC125509238 gene encoding phospholipase D delta-like isoform X4 — protein MQDGLMHTHDEEARKFFRHSGVHCVLAPRYASNKMSIFKQQVNKSDGPRQPWHDLHCKIEGPAAYDILTNFEQRWKKSAKWKVSVRRAVSWHHDTLVKINRMSWIVSPSADEINAHVCEENDPENWHVQIFRSIDSGSVKGFPKDVQEAESQNLVCAKNLQIDKSIHNAYVKAIRSAQHFIYIENQYFIGSSYYWSSHRGAGAENLIPIEVAIKIARKIAAREPFAAYIIIPMWPEGNPTTAPMQEILYWQGQTMSMMYKIIADALRKEGLDNAHPQDYLNFYCLGKREVTAEVPAPTSHSNENSPMRLAQKFRRFMIYVHSKGMIIDDEFVLIGSANINQRSLDGLRDTEIAMGAYQPHHSWAGTQGPPRGQVYGYRMSLWVEHLGTVKECFRQPQSMECVHLVNQMAEDNWACYVSPQMVDMKGHLMKYPIKVEKDGRVVPLPGHESFPDVGGKVLGSHSSLPNALTT, from the exons GTGAATAAGTCTGATGGACCGAGACAGCCATGGCATGATTTACATTGCAAGATTGAGGGTCCAGCTGCATATGACATACTTACAAACTTTGAACAGAGATGGAAAAAATCCGCAAAATGGAAAGTCAGTGTCAGAAGAGCTGTAAGTTGGCATCATGATACTTTGGTGAAAATAAACCGGATGTCATGGATTGTTTCGCCCTCTGCAGATGAGATAAATGCACATGTTTGTGAAGAAAATGACCCAGAAAACTGGCATGTACAG ATTTTCCGATCCATTGATTCAGGATCAGTAAAGGGATTCCCTAAAGATGTTCAAGAAGCTGAGTCACAG AATCTTGTCTGTGCAAAGAATCTGCAGATAGACAAGAGCATACACAATGCATATGTAAAAGCCATCAGATCTGCACAACACTTTATCTATATTGAAAACCAGTATTTTATTGGATCTTCGTACTACTGGTCTTCACATAGAGGTGCAG GTGCAGAGAACCTAATACCAATTGAAGTGGCCATAAAGATTGCAAGAAAGATCGCAGCAAGGGAGCCATTTGCAGCTTATATTATCATACCAATGTGGCCTGAAGGTAATCCGACAACTGCTCCTATGCAGGAGATCCTCTATTGGCAG GGGCAAACCATGTCCATGATGTACAAGATTATCGCAGACGCTCTCCGAAAGGAAGGGTTGGACAATGCCCATCCACAGGATTACCTGAACTTCTACTGCCTTGGTAAGCGTGAAGTCACAGCCGAGGTTCCTGCACCGACAAGCCATTCTAATGAGAATTCCCCGATG CGTCTGGCTCAGAAGTTCAGGAGGTTCATGATCTACGTCCACTCGAAAGGGATGATCATCGATGACGAGTTTGTTCTCATCGGCTCAGCCAATATAAACCAGAGGTCCTTGGACGGTTTGCGGGACACCGAGATCGCCATGGGCGCCTATCAGCCACACCACAGCTGGGCAGGAACCCAAGGTCCTCCGCGAGGACAG GTGTATGGCTACCGGATGTCGCTGTGGGTGGAGCATCTGGGCACGGTGAAGGAGTGCTTCCGTCAGCCGCAGTCCATGGAGTGCGTCCATTTGGTGAACCAGATGGCGGAGGATAACTGGGCATGCTATGTGTCGCCGCAGATGGTGGACATGAAGGGGCACCTCATGAAGTACCCCATCAAGGTCGAGAAGGACGGGAGGGTGGTGCCGCTGCCTGGGCATGAGAGCTTCCCGGACGTCGGTGGCAAGGTGCTCGGCTCTCACTCCTCGCTGCCCAACGCGCTGACAACGTAA